The Streptomyces seoulensis genome contains a region encoding:
- a CDS encoding ABC transporter permease yields MNGFFDLPSDLQHSYFGLIGLHLREALLPVLAGLLLSLPVAQLCARFRWLYPPVLGVTTVLYAVPSLAFFVILIDYTGQSEMTVMIPLAVYSLVVLVPAIVDGVRSVPPETLAAAEAMGLGAVRRYLQVQLPIAVPAIIAGLRVATVSSISLVSVGMLIGNQGALGNMLNDANLYHRPELAVNSVVTTALLAILVDAALVLARTLLTPWMPKKGAAR; encoded by the coding sequence ATGAACGGCTTCTTCGACCTCCCGAGCGACCTCCAGCACAGCTACTTCGGCCTCATCGGCCTGCACCTGCGCGAAGCGCTGCTGCCGGTGCTGGCCGGCCTCCTGCTCTCGCTGCCCGTCGCCCAGCTCTGCGCCCGCTTCCGCTGGCTGTACCCGCCGGTCCTCGGTGTCACGACCGTGCTGTACGCCGTCCCGTCGCTGGCGTTCTTCGTGATCCTCATCGACTACACCGGCCAGAGCGAGATGACGGTGATGATCCCGCTCGCCGTGTACAGCCTGGTCGTGCTCGTCCCCGCCATCGTGGACGGCGTCCGCTCGGTACCGCCCGAGACCCTGGCCGCCGCCGAGGCGATGGGGCTCGGAGCCGTACGGCGTTATCTCCAGGTGCAGTTGCCCATCGCCGTCCCCGCCATCATCGCGGGCCTGCGCGTCGCCACGGTGTCCAGCATCTCGCTGGTCAGCGTCGGCATGCTCATCGGCAACCAGGGCGCCCTCGGCAACATGCTGAACGACGCCAACCTGTACCACCGGCCCGAACTCGCGGTGAACTCCGTGGTCACCACGGCCCTGTTGGCGATCCTCGTCGACGCGGCGCTGGTGCTCGCCCGCACCCTGCTGACCCCGTGGATGCCGAAGAAGGGTGCCGCCCGGTGA
- a CDS encoding ABC transporter permease produces the protein MNVLDFAHSFFADAARWHGYDGIPTRLLEHVGYSLEALALAALIALPVGLIAGHLRRGGNALSMVATAGRALPSFGLLVLLFIWFGFGTLPVMVPLVVLAVPPILVTTYEAIQTVDPSPVDAARGMGMTEPRILFQVELPVALPVILGGLRTAAVQIVSTATIAAYVSFGGLGRYIIDGLYQKDYEKVVGGATLVAGLALVTLLVFWALSRLTVSPGVRRGD, from the coding sequence GTGAACGTCCTGGACTTCGCGCACTCCTTCTTCGCCGACGCCGCCCGCTGGCACGGCTACGACGGCATCCCCACCCGCCTGCTGGAGCACGTGGGTTACTCCCTGGAGGCCCTCGCCCTCGCCGCTCTCATCGCGCTGCCCGTCGGGCTGATCGCCGGGCATCTGCGGCGCGGCGGCAACGCCCTGTCGATGGTCGCCACGGCCGGCCGGGCACTGCCCAGCTTCGGTCTGCTGGTGCTGCTGTTCATCTGGTTCGGCTTCGGCACGCTGCCGGTGATGGTGCCGCTCGTCGTGCTCGCCGTACCGCCGATCCTCGTCACCACCTACGAGGCGATCCAGACCGTCGACCCGTCCCCGGTGGACGCGGCGCGCGGGATGGGCATGACCGAGCCGCGCATCCTGTTCCAGGTGGAGCTCCCGGTCGCGCTGCCGGTCATTCTCGGCGGACTGCGTACCGCGGCCGTCCAGATCGTCTCCACGGCGACCATCGCCGCGTACGTCAGCTTCGGCGGACTCGGCCGGTACATCATCGACGGGCTCTACCAGAAGGACTACGAGAAGGTGGTCGGCGGTGCCACCCTGGTCGCCGGACTCGCCCTGGTGACGCTCCTGGTGTTCTGGGCGCTGTCGCGGCTCACCGTCTCGCCGGGAGTGCGGCGCGGTGACTGA
- a CDS encoding Tat pathway signal sequence domain protein, translating to MRTFLALAGTVTALTVAVAVPAAADGGAVLTTGGVGGTAVAVGDTLTAPLAAGTSATLYSSATGTSGVKCTASQFTAQVTGNPASPGAATESVTGHTFDSASCTSNVTGVLGVSGITVDHLPYTASVASDGTLSVAPASGSTIQTTVKLRTLLGSINCVYQAPSLTGKADNADNSITFTNQQFTKVSGSSLCFASGYFTAKYAPVTDAGSPVFVN from the coding sequence ATGCGCACCTTCCTCGCCCTTGCCGGAACCGTCACCGCGCTCACCGTGGCCGTGGCCGTCCCCGCCGCCGCCGACGGCGGCGCCGTACTGACCACGGGCGGTGTCGGCGGCACCGCCGTCGCCGTCGGCGACACCCTCACCGCACCGCTCGCCGCCGGCACCTCCGCCACCCTGTACTCCAGCGCGACCGGCACCAGCGGAGTCAAGTGCACGGCGTCCCAGTTCACGGCCCAGGTCACCGGCAACCCGGCCTCCCCGGGCGCCGCCACCGAGTCGGTCACCGGCCACACCTTCGACAGCGCGAGCTGCACCAGCAACGTCACCGGCGTCCTCGGCGTCAGCGGCATCACCGTCGACCATCTGCCCTACACCGCGTCGGTCGCCTCCGACGGCACCCTCTCCGTCGCCCCGGCGAGCGGCTCGACCATCCAGACCACGGTCAAGCTCCGCACCCTGCTCGGCTCGATCAACTGCGTCTACCAGGCACCGAGTCTGACCGGAAAGGCGGACAACGCCGACAACAGCATCACCTTCACCAACCAGCAGTTCACCAAGGTGTCCGGCTCGTCGCTCTGCTTCGCCAGCGGCTACTTCACCGCCAAGTACGCCCCGGTCACCGACGCGGGCTCCCCGGTCTTCGTCAACTGA
- a CDS encoding ABC transporter substrate-binding protein produces MTYDNRISRSIRGNRGAALVALAAATTLLAGCGSSDGKSDNPLTGGEASGDTVVVGSNNFAESILLADIYGEALKAKGVKVKYQPNIGSRETTYGLLKNGSVTLLPEYNGALLAYLDQKAAPKSTEETTKAIEAKLDSKLTLLKPSPAEDKDSVTVNAATAKKYNLTATSSIGDLKGIAKDLVIGGSPEFQTRHQGLSGLKELYGLEFKSFKSLDAGGPLTQAALKKDSVQAADLFTTDPVIAKEKFVVLSDPKNLFGFQNVQPLVRKNAVPQKGVDALDAVSAKLDTKALLDLDTQVQVQHKDPLDVAKAWLKANGLG; encoded by the coding sequence GTGACTTACGACAACCGCATCAGCAGGTCCATCCGGGGGAACCGAGGGGCGGCGCTGGTCGCCCTCGCGGCGGCGACGACGCTGCTTGCGGGCTGTGGCTCCTCCGACGGCAAGTCCGACAACCCCCTGACCGGAGGCGAGGCGAGCGGCGACACCGTCGTCGTCGGCTCCAACAACTTCGCCGAGAGCATCCTGCTCGCCGACATCTACGGCGAGGCCCTCAAGGCCAAGGGCGTCAAGGTCAAGTACCAGCCCAACATCGGCAGCCGCGAGACCACCTACGGTCTGCTGAAGAACGGCTCCGTGACGCTGCTGCCCGAGTACAACGGCGCGCTGCTGGCCTACCTCGACCAGAAGGCGGCCCCGAAGTCGACCGAGGAGACCACCAAGGCCATCGAGGCCAAGCTGGACTCCAAGCTGACCCTGCTGAAGCCGTCCCCGGCCGAGGACAAGGACTCGGTCACGGTCAACGCGGCCACCGCCAAGAAGTACAACCTGACCGCCACGTCCTCGATCGGCGACCTCAAGGGCATCGCCAAGGACCTGGTCATCGGCGGCTCCCCGGAGTTCCAGACCCGCCACCAGGGCCTGAGCGGCCTGAAGGAGCTGTACGGGCTGGAGTTCAAGTCCTTCAAGTCCCTGGACGCGGGCGGCCCGCTCACCCAGGCCGCGCTGAAGAAGGACTCCGTGCAGGCCGCGGACCTCTTCACCACCGACCCGGTGATCGCCAAGGAGAAGTTCGTCGTCCTGAGCGACCCGAAGAACCTCTTCGGCTTCCAGAACGTCCAGCCCCTCGTGCGCAAGAACGCGGTGCCGCAGAAGGGCGTGGACGCGCTCGACGCGGTCTCCGCCAAGCTGGACACCAAGGCCCTGCTCGACCTGGACACCCAGGTGCAGGTCCAGCACAAGGACCCGCTGGACGTGGCCAAGGCCTGGCTGAAGGCCAACGGCCTCGGCTGA
- a CDS encoding DUF6230 family protein — protein MASSPDLSSTDHDPVPDPAGGERRGRVRYRRAAVLAVPATLVAAGLAILTAEGALGVQFAISGMPFTVTATDLTGTGFEQFGGLDNMADGSPNAGDTGGQVLVVTSAIKSATLTKLCQSVDLGGTNLLIKAGQGEKKVTATDLTTDSTELSGDAAFDNIEIGNDASTLDKANAKGPIGVFSQQADTVHIANLRQTNYATTAAVFKLPGLKLGFSDSGC, from the coding sequence ATGGCCTCGTCCCCGGACCTCTCGTCCACCGACCACGACCCCGTGCCCGACCCGGCCGGCGGCGAACGGCGCGGACGGGTCCGCTACCGCCGGGCCGCCGTGCTCGCGGTGCCCGCCACCCTGGTCGCCGCAGGTCTGGCGATCCTGACCGCCGAGGGCGCGCTGGGCGTGCAGTTCGCCATCTCCGGCATGCCGTTCACGGTCACCGCGACCGACCTGACCGGCACCGGATTCGAGCAGTTCGGCGGGCTGGACAACATGGCGGACGGCAGCCCGAACGCGGGCGACACCGGCGGCCAGGTACTCGTCGTCACCTCCGCGATCAAGAGCGCCACACTCACCAAGCTGTGCCAGAGCGTCGACCTGGGCGGCACCAACCTGCTGATCAAGGCGGGCCAGGGCGAGAAGAAGGTGACCGCCACCGATCTGACCACCGACTCCACCGAGCTGTCGGGTGACGCGGCGTTCGACAACATCGAGATCGGCAACGACGCCAGCACCCTGGACAAGGCCAACGCCAAGGGCCCGATCGGCGTCTTCTCCCAGCAGGCCGACACCGTGCACATCGCCAACCTGCGCCAGACCAACTACGCGACCACGGCTGCCGTGTTCAAGCTTCCCGGTCTGAAGCTGGGCTTCAGCGACTCGGGCTGCTGA
- a CDS encoding HAD-IC family P-type ATPase, whose amino-acid sequence MPDTSLRLLRRLDTGPRGLTDTEAAARLAEHGENTPAAVPPSPTWPRRCARALRDPFTAVLLTLGLVSASVASWGTAAVILALVAVSCALRATGERRADRSLAALRGLVTGTATVLRRTGRADEPSAREVPVADLVPGDIVRLGPGDLVPADVRLLRAQGLTVRQDTLTGESAPVAKEPVDAPGRFTESHLCFQGSHVVSGSATAVVVATGPRTRFAAAQRTPFRRGPSAFDRSVHGISWVLVRFMLLTPPLVLMAGAALHGRGTQTLPFAVAVAVGLTPEMLPVIVTTCLARGASRLAEAHRVVVRRLPALHDLGAVDVLCLDKTGTLTQDRPVLAAALGPDGRDDPEVLRWAAVAAWWGLTLSELPAPDALDEALLTAAGPVGEEYDGVAALPFDAAHRLATAVVAGALGRHVLITKGAAEDVLGRCELPDAERHGLLELAALQAASGLRVLAVATAELPARTRPYRPEDARGLTFRGLLTFHDDLAPGAAEALRTLTGLGIEVRVLTGDHPATAVRASRDLGLTVGEVRSGHSPETAGTPGGVTVVARCTAEDKARVVSDLRAAGHTVGFLGDGVNDVPAMLAADVGVAPRGAVDVARESADVVLGEKDLGALGHAVLAGRHSSANIASYLRVTLSSNLGNVLAMLAAGLLLPFLPMLPAQVLAQNLCFDASQLAFADDRPDPEALRRPTRLRPPAFLRFLTGFGLLNAVADLATFAVLTLAPHGGAALDDRALFHSAWFTENLLTQALAMLLLRSGRRFAGHRPGPVGRASAALAGAGLLLPATPLGAALGLTALPVGRYLLLAAVLVPYALALTVARVRHDRRQP is encoded by the coding sequence GTGCCGGACACCTCGCTGCGACTGCTGCGGCGCCTGGACACCGGCCCGCGCGGACTGACCGACACCGAGGCCGCCGCCCGGCTCGCCGAGCACGGGGAGAACACCCCGGCCGCCGTGCCCCCGTCGCCCACCTGGCCGCGCCGCTGCGCGCGGGCCCTGCGCGACCCGTTCACCGCCGTACTCCTCACCCTCGGCCTGGTCTCCGCGTCCGTCGCCTCCTGGGGCACCGCCGCCGTGATCCTCGCCCTGGTCGCCGTCAGTTGCGCACTGCGCGCCACCGGAGAACGCCGCGCCGATCGCTCGCTCGCCGCGCTGCGCGGCCTGGTCACCGGCACCGCCACCGTGCTGCGCCGCACCGGCCGCGCGGACGAGCCGTCGGCCCGCGAGGTCCCGGTGGCCGACCTCGTACCCGGCGACATCGTCCGGCTCGGCCCGGGCGACCTCGTCCCCGCGGACGTACGCCTGCTGCGCGCCCAGGGGCTGACCGTCCGGCAGGACACGCTCACCGGCGAGTCCGCGCCGGTGGCCAAGGAGCCCGTCGACGCGCCGGGGCGGTTCACCGAGTCCCACCTGTGCTTCCAGGGCAGCCACGTCGTCTCGGGCAGCGCCACCGCCGTGGTGGTGGCGACCGGGCCGCGCACCCGGTTCGCCGCCGCCCAGCGGACCCCCTTCCGGCGCGGCCCGAGCGCCTTCGACCGGTCCGTGCACGGCATCTCCTGGGTGCTGGTCCGCTTCATGCTGCTCACCCCGCCGCTCGTCCTCATGGCGGGCGCCGCCCTGCACGGCCGGGGCACGCAGACGCTGCCGTTCGCCGTCGCGGTGGCCGTGGGGCTCACCCCCGAGATGCTCCCGGTGATCGTCACCACCTGCCTCGCGCGCGGCGCGTCCCGGCTGGCCGAGGCCCACCGGGTCGTCGTACGGCGGCTGCCCGCGCTGCACGACCTCGGCGCGGTCGACGTGCTGTGCCTGGACAAGACCGGCACCCTCACCCAGGACCGGCCCGTCCTCGCCGCCGCGCTCGGGCCGGACGGCCGGGACGACCCCGAGGTGCTGCGCTGGGCCGCCGTCGCCGCCTGGTGGGGCCTCACCCTCTCGGAACTCCCCGCCCCGGACGCCCTGGACGAGGCCCTGCTCACCGCCGCCGGACCGGTCGGCGAGGAGTACGACGGGGTCGCCGCGCTCCCCTTCGACGCCGCCCACCGGCTGGCCACCGCCGTGGTCGCCGGTGCCCTCGGCCGGCATGTGCTGATCACCAAGGGTGCCGCCGAGGACGTGCTCGGCCGGTGCGAGCTGCCCGATGCCGAGCGCCACGGCCTGCTGGAGCTCGCCGCGCTGCAGGCGGCGTCCGGGCTGCGCGTCCTGGCCGTCGCCACCGCCGAACTCCCCGCCCGCACCCGGCCCTACCGGCCCGAAGACGCCCGCGGCCTCACCTTCCGGGGGCTGCTCACCTTCCACGACGACCTGGCCCCCGGCGCGGCCGAGGCCCTGCGGACCCTCACCGGACTCGGCATCGAGGTCCGCGTCCTGACCGGCGACCACCCCGCCACCGCCGTACGCGCGTCCCGGGACCTGGGGCTGACGGTGGGGGAGGTGCGCTCGGGCCACTCCCCGGAGACGGCCGGGACACCGGGCGGTGTCACCGTCGTGGCCCGGTGCACGGCCGAGGACAAGGCACGCGTCGTCAGCGACCTGCGGGCGGCCGGGCACACCGTCGGGTTCCTCGGGGACGGGGTCAACGACGTGCCCGCCATGCTCGCCGCGGACGTGGGCGTCGCCCCGCGCGGAGCCGTCGACGTGGCCCGCGAGAGCGCCGACGTGGTGCTCGGCGAGAAGGACCTCGGCGCCCTCGGACACGCCGTCCTCGCCGGGCGGCACAGCAGCGCCAACATCGCCTCCTACCTGCGCGTCACCCTCTCCTCCAACCTCGGCAACGTCCTCGCCATGCTCGCCGCCGGACTGCTGCTGCCGTTCCTGCCGATGCTCCCCGCCCAGGTCCTCGCGCAGAACCTCTGCTTCGACGCCTCCCAGCTCGCCTTCGCCGACGACCGCCCCGACCCGGAGGCACTGCGCCGCCCGACCCGGCTGCGGCCGCCCGCCTTCCTGCGCTTCCTCACCGGCTTCGGCCTGCTCAACGCGGTCGCGGACCTCGCCACCTTCGCCGTGCTCACGCTCGCCCCGCACGGCGGTGCCGCCCTGGACGACCGGGCGCTGTTCCACTCCGCCTGGTTCACCGAGAACCTGCTCACCCAGGCGCTGGCGATGCTGCTGCTGCGCTCGGGCCGCCGCTTCGCCGGCCACCGGCCCGGTCCGGTCGGCCGGGCCTCGGCCGCGCTGGCCGGTGCCGGACTGCTGCTGCCCGCCACCCCGCTCGGCGCGGCCCTCGGCCTGACCGCGCTGCCCGTCGGCCGCTACCTGCTCCTGGCCGCCGTCCTCGTGCCGTACGCGCTCGCGCTGACCGTGGCGCGGGTGCGCCACGACCGGCGTCAGCCGTAG
- the msrB gene encoding peptide-methionine (R)-S-oxide reductase MsrB: protein MAYDVEKPDEQWRAELSPAEYTVLRQAGTEPAFTGEYTDTKTEGVYSCRACGADLFTSGTKFASHCGWPSFFDPKDSDAVELIEDRSHGMVRTEVRCSRCGSHLGHVFEGEGYPTPTDQRYCINSVSLRLTPEEG, encoded by the coding sequence ATGGCGTACGACGTCGAGAAGCCGGACGAGCAGTGGCGGGCGGAGCTGAGCCCGGCCGAGTACACGGTGCTGCGCCAGGCGGGCACCGAACCGGCCTTCACCGGTGAGTACACGGACACCAAGACCGAGGGTGTCTACTCCTGCCGGGCCTGCGGTGCCGACCTGTTCACCTCCGGCACCAAGTTCGCCTCGCACTGCGGCTGGCCGTCCTTCTTCGACCCGAAGGACTCCGACGCGGTCGAGCTGATCGAGGACCGTTCGCACGGGATGGTCCGCACCGAGGTCCGCTGCTCCCGCTGCGGTTCCCACCTGGGGCACGTCTTCGAGGGCGAGGGCTACCCCACGCCCACCGACCAGCGGTACTGCATCAACAGCGTCTCGCTGCGCCTGACGCCCGAAGAGGGCTGA
- a CDS encoding DUF6114 domain-containing protein produces MPERVREGARAAFRDWRGRRPFWGGLLLALGGAEILLTEKASLKVVMHIGMQGLAGYLLPTLMVLLGLLVLFNPAQRLFYSLTGVLTSLGTWLTSNLGGFFIGLLLGVVGSCLAFGWLPDQEARVSRRQRRRERARGAKAGENAGTPA; encoded by the coding sequence GTGCCCGAGCGTGTGCGCGAAGGGGCGCGGGCGGCCTTCCGCGACTGGCGGGGGCGGCGGCCGTTCTGGGGCGGGCTGCTGCTCGCGCTGGGCGGGGCCGAGATCCTGCTCACCGAGAAGGCGTCGCTGAAGGTCGTGATGCACATCGGGATGCAGGGGCTCGCGGGCTATCTGCTGCCGACCCTGATGGTGCTGCTCGGACTGCTCGTCCTCTTCAACCCGGCCCAGCGGCTGTTCTACTCGCTCACCGGCGTCCTGACCTCCCTGGGCACCTGGCTCACGTCCAACCTGGGCGGCTTCTTCATCGGCCTGCTCCTCGGCGTCGTCGGCAGTTGCCTCGCCTTCGGCTGGCTCCCCGACCAGGAGGCTCGCGTGTCCCGGCGGCAGCGGCGCCGGGAGCGGGCTCGCGGCGCGAAGGCCGGCGAGAACGCGGGAACCCCAGCCTGA
- the tatA gene encoding Sec-independent protein translocase subunit TatA encodes MLRNGLEPWHLLVVAIVFIVLFGSKKLPDTARSLGRSLRILKSEAKAMKDESATPADARVSP; translated from the coding sequence ATGCTCCGCAACGGACTGGAACCCTGGCATCTGCTGGTCGTGGCGATCGTCTTCATCGTGCTGTTCGGCTCCAAGAAGCTGCCGGACACCGCCCGTTCGCTGGGCAGGTCCCTGCGCATCCTCAAGAGCGAGGCGAAAGCGATGAAGGACGAGAGCGCCACTCCCGCAGACGCGCGCGTCTCCCCCTGA
- a CDS encoding ArsR/SmtB family transcription factor: MATAPGTGHQDPSPQILTEAAAAFGLLASPARLHLVWALAQGESDVTGLAERVGGALPAVSQHLTKLKLAGLVRSRREGRRQVYFVDADEQAALVDVVHLLVGRLSERTAPTAPVRRLRGL, encoded by the coding sequence GTGGCGACAGCGCCCGGCACCGGCCACCAGGACCCCTCCCCGCAGATCCTCACCGAGGCGGCCGCCGCCTTCGGACTGCTCGCCTCCCCGGCCCGGCTCCACCTGGTGTGGGCACTGGCCCAGGGCGAGAGCGACGTCACCGGGCTCGCCGAACGGGTCGGCGGCGCGCTCCCCGCCGTCAGCCAGCACCTCACCAAGCTGAAGCTCGCCGGACTCGTCCGCTCCCGCCGCGAGGGCCGCCGCCAGGTCTACTTCGTCGACGCCGACGAACAGGCCGCGCTGGTGGACGTCGTCCACCTCCTCGTCGGCCGGCTCAGCGAACGGACGGCCCCCACCGCCCCGGTCCGCCGCCTGCGCGGACTGTGA
- a CDS encoding LCP family protein — translation MSITSSRGTAPSRRRGGGRGTPEGEGGPGDGDRGNRSTARDRRRRRGRRARVALLVCLSLVVLGGAGVGWVYLKLNGNIQTFDSGGLSDNRPAGSSKGENVLVIGSDARTDGNAALGGGDKDGIGRSDTTLLLHIYADHKHALAVSIPRDTLVTIPPCKLPTGGWTQARPNTMFNAAFSVGETDKGNPACTQNTVERLTGLRVDHTVVVDFKGFAALTEVVGGVKVCLPNDIYQKDLNPNRATQGTLLFRQGEQNVSGRRALDYVRLRHGIGDGSDIGRIKRQQAFVGSLLKEVKDKGFTPTKLLPLADAATDSMTVDPGLGSADKLLSFAMSLKDVDLHNTKFVTVPWRYAGSRVAVVEPDAGELWAALRADRTIDGADASGGKGHARKKPGPAAQSPAPVSGEGISVAVYNGTTVTGLAAKGSAALTASGFTVTGTATALSQNHLATVVQYGPGMADRARTVAKVFPGAQLEQIGAARINVVLGQAYATDPTPSTSASVPSEVANGARSADDNPCANLTYG, via the coding sequence ATGAGCATCACGAGCAGCCGGGGAACGGCACCGTCACGGCGACGCGGCGGCGGCCGGGGCACCCCGGAGGGCGAGGGCGGTCCGGGCGACGGGGACCGTGGGAACCGGTCCACCGCGCGGGACCGGCGGCGCCGCCGTGGGCGCAGAGCGCGGGTGGCGCTCCTCGTCTGTCTGTCGCTGGTGGTCCTCGGCGGTGCCGGTGTGGGCTGGGTGTATCTGAAGCTCAACGGCAACATCCAGACCTTCGACTCCGGCGGCCTCTCCGACAACCGCCCGGCGGGCTCGTCCAAGGGCGAGAACGTCCTGGTGATCGGTTCGGACGCGCGCACCGACGGCAACGCGGCGCTGGGCGGCGGCGACAAGGACGGCATCGGCCGCTCCGACACGACGCTCCTGCTGCACATATACGCCGACCACAAGCACGCCCTGGCCGTCTCGATACCGCGCGACACCCTGGTGACGATCCCGCCTTGCAAGCTGCCCACCGGCGGCTGGACCCAGGCCCGGCCGAACACCATGTTCAACGCGGCCTTCTCCGTCGGCGAGACCGACAAGGGCAACCCGGCCTGCACCCAGAACACGGTGGAGCGGCTCACGGGGCTGCGGGTGGACCACACGGTGGTCGTGGACTTCAAGGGCTTCGCCGCGCTCACCGAGGTCGTCGGCGGCGTGAAGGTGTGCCTGCCCAACGACATCTACCAGAAGGACCTCAACCCCAACCGGGCCACCCAGGGCACGCTGCTGTTCCGGCAGGGCGAGCAGAACGTCTCCGGCCGGCGGGCGCTGGACTACGTCCGCCTGAGGCACGGCATCGGCGACGGCTCCGACATAGGGCGGATCAAGCGGCAGCAGGCGTTCGTGGGCAGCCTGCTGAAGGAGGTCAAGGACAAGGGGTTCACACCGACCAAGCTGCTGCCGCTGGCCGACGCGGCGACCGACTCGATGACCGTCGACCCTGGACTCGGCAGCGCCGACAAGCTGCTGTCGTTCGCCATGTCGCTGAAGGACGTCGATCTGCACAACACCAAGTTCGTCACCGTGCCCTGGCGGTACGCGGGTTCGCGGGTGGCGGTCGTGGAGCCGGACGCCGGTGAGCTGTGGGCGGCGCTGAGGGCGGACCGGACGATCGACGGCGCCGACGCCAGCGGCGGGAAGGGGCACGCGAGGAAGAAGCCCGGCCCGGCCGCCCAGTCCCCCGCCCCGGTCTCCGGCGAGGGCATCTCCGTGGCGGTCTACAACGGCACCACGGTGACCGGGCTCGCCGCGAAGGGCTCGGCCGCGCTCACCGCGTCCGGCTTCACCGTCACCGGCACGGCCACCGCGCTCTCCCAGAACCACCTGGCGACGGTCGTGCAGTACGGCCCCGGCATGGCGGACCGCGCGCGGACCGTGGCCAAGGTGTTCCCCGGCGCCCAGTTGGAGCAGATCGGCGCCGCCCGGATCAACGTGGTCCTGGGCCAGGCGTACGCCACGGACCCGACGCCCTCGACCTCGGCCTCGGTGCCCAGCGAGGTGGCCAACGGGGCGCGTTCGGCGGACGACAACCCCTGCGCGAACCTCACCTACGGCTGA
- a CDS encoding ABC transporter ATP-binding protein → MIRIDSVTKRYPDGTVAVDRLSLDIPDRAITVLVGPSGCGKTTTLRMINRMVDPSEGSILLDGADIRQQPVNSLRRSMGYVIQNAGLFQHRTILDNITTVPRLLGWGKGKARERAAELMERVGLDSSLAKRYPYQLSGGQQQRVGVARALAADPPVLLMDEPFSAVDPVVRKGLQDELLRIQEELGKTIVFVTHDIDEAVKLGTMVAVLRTGGRLAQFAPPSELLTAPADPFVEDFLGADRGIRRLSFFPSDQLELATEPVVPVDADATRLTARGDAPYLLVTDADGLPLGWGEPAELTAGAIDPARLLPFGRPFRPGKDSLRTALDGAVLSPTGWAVAVDGEGRAVGVVSQATIGEAIRAAHTEDRPEVTAGG, encoded by the coding sequence TTGATACGGATAGATTCAGTCACCAAGCGATACCCGGACGGGACGGTCGCGGTCGACCGGTTGTCGCTCGACATACCGGACCGTGCGATCACCGTCCTCGTCGGCCCCTCCGGCTGCGGCAAGACGACCACCCTGCGGATGATCAACCGGATGGTGGACCCCAGCGAGGGCAGCATCCTCCTCGACGGCGCGGACATCCGGCAGCAGCCCGTCAACTCCCTGCGCCGCTCGATGGGTTACGTCATCCAGAACGCGGGGCTCTTCCAGCACCGCACCATCCTGGACAACATCACCACCGTGCCCAGGCTCCTCGGCTGGGGCAAGGGCAAGGCCCGCGAGCGCGCGGCCGAGCTGATGGAGCGGGTCGGGCTCGACAGCTCGCTCGCCAAGCGGTACCCCTACCAGCTCTCCGGCGGCCAGCAGCAGCGCGTCGGCGTGGCACGGGCGCTCGCCGCCGACCCGCCGGTCCTGCTCATGGACGAGCCCTTCTCCGCCGTCGACCCGGTGGTCCGCAAGGGACTCCAGGACGAACTCCTGCGCATCCAGGAGGAGCTGGGCAAGACGATCGTCTTCGTCACCCATGACATCGACGAGGCCGTGAAGCTCGGCACCATGGTCGCCGTGCTGCGCACCGGCGGACGGCTCGCCCAGTTCGCGCCGCCCTCCGAACTGCTCACCGCCCCCGCCGACCCCTTCGTCGAGGACTTCCTCGGCGCCGACCGGGGCATCAGGCGCCTGTCCTTCTTCCCGTCCGACCAACTGGAGCTGGCGACCGAGCCGGTCGTCCCCGTCGACGCCGACGCCACCCGGCTCACCGCGCGCGGCGACGCCCCGTACCTGCTCGTCACCGACGCCGACGGCCTTCCCCTCGGCTGGGGCGAGCCGGCCGAGCTCACCGCGGGCGCCATCGACCCCGCCCGTCTCCTGCCGTTCGGCAGACCGTTCCGGCCGGGCAAGGACTCGCTGCGCACCGCCCTCGACGGGGCCGTGCTCTCGCCGACCGGCTGGGCCGTGGCCGTCGACGGCGAGGGACGCGCGGTCGGCGTGGTCTCGCAGGCGACGATCGGCGAGGCGATACGCGCCGCGCACACCGAGGACCGTCCGGAGGTGACGGCGGGCGGATGA